The proteins below are encoded in one region of Streptomyces ficellus:
- a CDS encoding cupin domain-containing protein, translating to MKAFRLDELEAERVANDGAYLQFLRERNMSVGLYALDAGQLDPQRPHKEDEVYFVVSGRASITVGTETTQVGRGSVVYVPAGVPHRFHHITEDLRVMVVFSPPES from the coding sequence ATGAAGGCATTCCGACTGGATGAGCTGGAGGCGGAACGCGTCGCGAACGACGGCGCGTATCTGCAGTTCCTTCGCGAGCGGAACATGTCCGTGGGCCTGTACGCGCTGGACGCCGGACAGCTCGACCCGCAGCGGCCGCACAAGGAGGACGAGGTGTACTTCGTCGTCAGCGGGCGTGCGTCGATCACCGTGGGGACGGAGACCACACAGGTGGGGCGGGGCAGCGTGGTGTACGTGCCGGCGGGGGTGCCGCACAGGTTCCACCACATCACCGAGGACCTGCGGGTCATGGTGGTCTTCTCTCCTCCGGAGAGCTGA
- a CDS encoding DUF5326 family protein, giving the protein MASVRHMLAGMPWWVKWIAIPVIALVVFGGLIGTVISVVIGLLFKVLVFAVLVGGLIYVVRKFMSSSSSRSDW; this is encoded by the coding sequence ATGGCGTCGGTTCGGCACATGCTCGCGGGGATGCCGTGGTGGGTGAAGTGGATCGCCATTCCCGTCATCGCGCTGGTGGTGTTCGGTGGCTTGATCGGTACGGTCATCAGCGTGGTGATCGGGCTGTTGTTCAAGGTGCTCGTGTTCGCCGTGCTGGTCGGCGGACTGATCTACGTCGTGCGGAAGTTCATGTCCTCCTCGTCGTCCCGCAGCGACTGGTGA
- a CDS encoding IclR family transcriptional regulator gives MPGTAPANPSGTPPPTLIGSVQRALRLLEAVASHADGAPAKQLARETGLPLPTAYHLLRTLTHEGYLWRENGVFVLGDAAERLARGGALQNRRSKIENSLAQWRDAIGVPVYFAVYRDGEIDLVAVSDTPAAPAVDEWADFRETGHAHAIGQCLLSQLDEGARRDHLDRHPVESITPYTVRDGPTLLERLRTAERTQPVVERQEYALGTVCAAIPITAGSAAATMAISVPSHQEQRLLPAVDRLRGEVGKLFSSLAFSISI, from the coding sequence CTGCCAGGAACCGCTCCCGCGAACCCTTCGGGCACCCCTCCCCCGACCCTGATCGGCTCCGTCCAGCGGGCGTTGCGGCTGCTGGAAGCGGTGGCCTCCCACGCCGACGGGGCTCCCGCCAAGCAGCTGGCGCGGGAGACGGGGCTGCCGCTGCCCACCGCGTACCACCTGCTGCGCACGCTCACGCACGAGGGCTATCTGTGGCGGGAGAACGGGGTGTTCGTCCTCGGCGACGCGGCGGAACGGCTGGCGCGCGGAGGAGCCCTGCAGAATCGTCGCAGCAAGATCGAGAACTCGCTCGCGCAGTGGCGCGACGCCATCGGCGTCCCCGTGTACTTCGCGGTGTACCGGGACGGCGAGATCGACCTGGTCGCGGTCTCCGACACGCCCGCGGCGCCCGCCGTCGACGAGTGGGCCGACTTCCGCGAGACGGGTCACGCCCACGCCATCGGCCAGTGCCTGCTCAGCCAGCTCGACGAGGGTGCCCGCCGGGACCACCTGGACCGGCACCCGGTGGAGTCCATCACGCCGTACACGGTCCGCGACGGACCGACGCTGCTGGAACGGCTCAGGACCGCGGAACGGACACAGCCGGTCGTCGAACGTCAGGAGTACGCGCTCGGCACGGTGTGCGCGGCCATCCCCATCACGGCGGGTTCCGCCGCCGCGACGATGGCCATTTCCGTACCCTCCCACCAGGAGCAACGGTTGCTGCCGGCGGTCGACCGGCTGCGCGGGGAGGTGGGAAAGCTCTTCAGCTCACTGGCGTTCTCTATCAGTATCTGA
- a CDS encoding SsgA family sporulation/cell division regulator: MRESVQAEVLMSFVVSDELSFRIPVELGYETRDPFAVRMTFHLPGDAPVTWAFGRELLLDGINGPSGEGDVHIRPAGSEDLSDVSIRLQVGGDRALFRSSAPPLVAFLDRTDKLVPLGQERTLGDFEEHLEEALGRILAEENAG, from the coding sequence ATGCGCGAGTCGGTTCAGGCCGAGGTCCTGATGAGCTTCGTCGTCTCCGACGAACTCTCCTTCAGGATCCCGGTCGAGCTGGGGTACGAGACAAGGGACCCGTTCGCGGTCCGGATGACGTTCCACCTCCCCGGCGATGCGCCTGTGACCTGGGCATTCGGTAGGGAACTCCTGCTGGACGGCATCAACGGCCCGAGCGGTGAGGGCGATGTGCACATCAGACCGGCCGGCTCCGAGGACCTTTCGGACGTCAGCATCCGGTTGCAGGTCGGGGGTGACCGCGCACTGTTCCGGTCCAGCGCCCCACCCCTGGTCGCCTTCCTCGACCGCACCGACAAGCTGGTGCCGTTGGGGCAGGAACGTACGCTCGGTGACTTCGAGGAGCACCTCGAGGAGGCGCTCGGCCGGATCCTCGCCGAGGAGAACGCGGGCTGA
- a CDS encoding YibE/F family protein: MTSSQQPPDPTGQAHGHIHSHGHSHGPAAPVSKHLRKVIAAVLIPFATAVVVGLAVLWPGGAPAHERTGVGFDRQTEQGTVTRVDRVDCKDVNAAQVPPTADPTTPEGREAANAQQGKCAKATIEVTTGKDKGRTFVEIVQPDAPRQLEEGQDVVVAYAPDAPRDLQYSVTDVDRKVPMLLLAGIFALAVVAVGRMRGVMALIALAASFGVLTLFILPAILQGSNPLLVAVIGSSAIMLIALYSCHGLTARTSVAVLGTLISLLLIGLLGSLFIGWASLTGNTDDYTGLIHGLYPNIDMSGLLLAGVIIGSLGVLDDVTVTQTSAVWELHQADPRMGPRALYRAAIRIGRDHIASVVNTLVLAYAGAALPLLLLFSIAQSSVGSVANSELVAQEIVRTLVGSIGLVASVPVTTALAALVVSADRPSPEATGQTARGGGRGRRRKR, from the coding sequence GTGACTTCCTCGCAGCAGCCCCCCGACCCGACCGGACAGGCACATGGTCATATCCATAGCCACGGCCACTCCCACGGCCCCGCCGCGCCCGTCTCCAAGCACCTGCGCAAGGTCATCGCCGCGGTCCTGATCCCCTTCGCCACGGCGGTGGTGGTCGGGCTCGCGGTGCTGTGGCCCGGCGGCGCCCCGGCACACGAGCGCACCGGAGTGGGCTTCGACCGGCAGACGGAGCAGGGAACGGTGACCCGGGTCGACCGGGTGGACTGCAAGGACGTGAACGCCGCGCAGGTCCCGCCGACCGCCGACCCGACGACGCCCGAGGGCCGTGAGGCGGCCAACGCCCAGCAGGGGAAGTGCGCGAAGGCGACGATCGAGGTCACGACCGGCAAGGACAAGGGCCGTACGTTCGTCGAGATCGTCCAGCCCGACGCCCCGCGCCAGCTCGAAGAGGGCCAGGACGTGGTGGTGGCCTACGCCCCCGACGCCCCGCGTGACCTGCAGTACTCGGTCACCGACGTGGACCGCAAGGTGCCGATGCTGCTGCTCGCCGGCATCTTCGCGCTGGCGGTGGTGGCCGTCGGCCGGATGCGCGGTGTCATGGCGCTGATCGCGCTCGCGGCGAGCTTCGGCGTCCTCACCCTGTTCATCCTGCCTGCCATCCTCCAGGGTTCGAACCCGCTGCTGGTGGCGGTGATCGGGTCGAGCGCCATCATGCTGATCGCGCTGTACAGCTGCCACGGCCTGACCGCGCGCACCTCGGTGGCCGTCCTGGGCACCCTGATCTCGCTGCTGTTGATCGGGCTGCTCGGTTCGCTGTTCATCGGCTGGGCGTCGCTGACCGGCAACACCGACGACTACACGGGCCTGATCCACGGGCTGTACCCGAACATCGACATGTCCGGCCTGCTGCTGGCCGGCGTCATCATCGGTTCGCTCGGTGTGCTCGACGACGTGACGGTGACGCAGACGTCGGCGGTGTGGGAACTGCACCAGGCCGACCCGAGGATGGGGCCGCGCGCCCTGTACCGGGCGGCCATCCGTATCGGGCGTGATCACATCGCCTCGGTGGTGAACACCCTGGTGCTCGCCTACGCGGGTGCGGCCCTCCCGCTGCTGCTGCTGTTCTCGATCGCGCAGAGCAGCGTGGGGTCGGTCGCCAACAGCGAACTGGTCGCACAGGAAATCGTGCGGACTCTGGTGGGTTCGATCGGTCTGGTCGCCTCGGTACCGGTGACCACCGCGCTGGCCGCGCTGGTCGTCTCGGCCGACCGGCCGTCCCCCGAGGCGACCGGGCAGACGGCCCGCGGCGGCGGCCGGGGGCGGCGCCGCAAGAGGTGA
- the thiC gene encoding phosphomethylpyrimidine synthase ThiC produces the protein MTVQDARTPASNQNDEAGKSIGWHKGYVEGSRPDLRVPVRKVHLTNGKDVTLYDTSGPYTDPDIETDVRRGLAPLRENWIVGRGDTEEYAGRPVRPEDDGIKHTSPRGGLRNLDAVFPGRPRQPRRGRDGQAVTQLAYARRGEITPEMEYVAIRENVSPEVVREEIAAGRAVLPANVNHPEIEPMIIGKRFLVKVNANIGNSAVTSSIEEEVEKMTWATRWGADTVMDLSTGRNIHTTREWVLRNSPVPIGTVPLYQALEKVDGRAEELTWDIYKDTVIEQAEQGVDYMTVHAGVLLRYVPLTARRKTGIVSRGGSIMAAWCLAHHKESFLYENFEELCEILAAYDVTYSLGDGLRPGSIADANDEAQFAELRTLGELNQIAKRHNVQTMIEGPGHVPMHKIKENIDLQQEICEEAPFYTLGPLTTDVAPAYDHITSGIGAAMIAWWGTAMLCYVTPKEHLGLPNRDDVKTGVITYKIAAHAADLAKGHPGAQEWDDALSDARFEFRWEDQFNLALDPDTAREFHDETLPAEPAKTAHFCSMCGPKFCSMKISQDIRREHGGDLKENEIAAGMAEKSAEFAAAGNRVYLPLAD, from the coding sequence ATGACCGTTCAGGACGCACGCACGCCTGCCTCGAACCAGAACGACGAGGCCGGGAAGTCCATCGGCTGGCACAAGGGATACGTCGAGGGTTCGCGCCCCGACCTCCGGGTGCCGGTCCGCAAGGTGCACCTCACCAATGGCAAGGACGTGACGCTGTACGACACGTCCGGTCCGTACACCGATCCGGACATCGAGACCGATGTCCGCCGCGGCCTGGCGCCGCTGCGGGAGAACTGGATCGTCGGCCGCGGTGACACCGAGGAGTACGCCGGCCGCCCGGTGCGGCCCGAGGACGACGGGATCAAGCACACCTCGCCGCGCGGCGGGCTGCGCAACCTGGACGCCGTCTTCCCCGGCCGCCCGCGCCAGCCCCGCCGCGGCCGCGACGGTCAGGCGGTGACACAACTCGCGTACGCCCGCCGGGGCGAGATCACCCCGGAGATGGAGTACGTCGCGATCCGCGAGAACGTCTCCCCCGAGGTGGTGCGTGAGGAGATCGCGGCCGGGCGCGCGGTGCTGCCGGCCAATGTGAACCACCCGGAGATCGAGCCGATGATCATCGGCAAGCGGTTCCTGGTGAAGGTCAACGCCAACATCGGCAACTCGGCGGTCACCTCGTCCATCGAGGAGGAGGTGGAGAAGATGACCTGGGCCACCCGCTGGGGAGCTGACACGGTCATGGACCTCTCCACCGGCCGCAACATCCACACCACCCGTGAATGGGTGCTGCGGAACTCGCCGGTGCCGATCGGCACGGTGCCGCTCTACCAGGCACTGGAGAAGGTCGACGGCAGGGCCGAGGAACTCACCTGGGACATCTACAAGGACACGGTCATCGAGCAGGCCGAGCAGGGCGTCGACTACATGACGGTCCACGCCGGTGTGCTCCTGCGGTACGTGCCGCTGACCGCGCGCCGCAAGACCGGCATCGTCTCCCGCGGTGGCTCGATCATGGCCGCGTGGTGCCTGGCGCACCACAAGGAGTCGTTCCTCTACGAGAACTTCGAGGAGCTCTGCGAGATCCTCGCCGCGTACGACGTGACGTACTCGCTCGGCGACGGCCTGCGTCCCGGATCGATCGCCGACGCCAACGACGAGGCGCAGTTCGCCGAGCTGCGCACGCTCGGAGAGCTGAACCAGATCGCCAAGCGGCACAACGTGCAGACCATGATCGAGGGCCCGGGCCATGTCCCGATGCACAAGATCAAGGAGAACATCGACCTCCAGCAGGAGATCTGCGAGGAGGCGCCGTTCTACACGCTCGGCCCGCTCACCACCGACGTCGCTCCGGCCTACGACCACATCACCTCCGGTATCGGCGCGGCGATGATCGCCTGGTGGGGCACGGCGATGCTCTGCTACGTCACGCCCAAGGAGCACCTGGGGCTGCCGAACCGGGACGACGTGAAGACCGGTGTCATCACCTACAAGATCGCCGCGCACGCCGCGGACCTCGCCAAGGGGCACCCGGGCGCTCAGGAGTGGGACGACGCCCTCTCGGACGCCCGGTTCGAGTTCCGGTGGGAGGACCAGTTCAACCTGGCCCTCGACCCGGACACGGCCCGGGAGTTCCACGACGAGACGCTGCCCGCCGAGCCGGCCAAGACCGCGCACTTCTGCTCCATGTGCGGGCCGAAGTTCTGCTCGATGAAGATCTCGCAGGACATCCGGCGTGAGCACGGCGGTGACCTGAAGGAGAACGAGATCGCGGCCGGAATGGCGGAGAAGTCGGCGGAGTTCGCCGCGGCCGGCAACCGCGTCTACCTGCCGCTGGCGGACTGA
- a CDS encoding metallophosphoesterase: MTQGAGQGPVVRTATLRDFRVPPYAQVPVQGHVAHAAHPGNAFPGDELPEGYTPTERDLPVINRGDTVQVSVDPQQASEPAAAPADAPAAGDGPGPLFVVGDVHGYLDELLAALHRQGLIDAEGHWAAGNARLWFLGDFTDRGPDGIGVIDLVMRLSAEAAAAGGYCKALMGNHELLLLGAKRFADTPVNSGAGTATFQAAWLLNGGQKSDMDRLQDVHLQWMSRLDAVVEEDGHLLVHSDTTAYLEYGSTIEDVNDTVHEILTRNDADECWDLFRKLTKRFAFRDEAGPTAVQELLAAYGGERIVHGHSPIPYLLGEVGSEDGEDNGGPTVEGPHVYADGLAIAMDGGVTMAGKLLVVQLPLPT, from the coding sequence ATGACTCAGGGGGCCGGTCAAGGACCCGTGGTGCGGACGGCGACGTTGCGCGACTTCCGCGTACCGCCGTACGCCCAGGTGCCCGTACAGGGTCATGTCGCTCATGCCGCGCACCCGGGCAACGCGTTCCCCGGGGACGAGCTGCCGGAGGGGTACACGCCGACCGAGCGCGACCTCCCGGTGATCAACCGCGGCGACACCGTCCAGGTGTCCGTCGACCCGCAGCAGGCCTCCGAGCCGGCCGCGGCGCCCGCTGACGCCCCCGCGGCCGGCGACGGCCCGGGTCCGCTCTTCGTGGTGGGCGACGTCCACGGGTACCTGGACGAGCTCCTCGCCGCCCTGCACCGGCAGGGACTCATCGACGCCGAGGGGCACTGGGCGGCCGGCAACGCCCGCCTGTGGTTCCTCGGCGACTTCACCGACCGCGGCCCCGACGGCATCGGCGTCATCGACCTCGTCATGCGGCTGTCCGCCGAGGCCGCCGCCGCCGGCGGCTACTGCAAGGCCCTCATGGGCAACCACGAGCTGCTGCTGCTCGGCGCCAAGCGGTTCGCCGACACCCCGGTCAACTCCGGCGCGGGGACGGCCACTTTCCAGGCGGCGTGGCTACTCAACGGCGGCCAGAAGAGCGACATGGACCGCCTCCAGGACGTGCACCTCCAGTGGATGTCACGGCTCGACGCCGTGGTGGAGGAGGACGGTCACCTGCTGGTGCACTCCGACACCACCGCGTACCTGGAGTACGGCTCCACCATCGAGGACGTCAACGACACCGTCCACGAGATCCTCACCCGCAACGACGCCGACGAGTGCTGGGACCTCTTCCGCAAGCTGACCAAGCGCTTCGCGTTCCGGGACGAGGCAGGGCCGACGGCGGTGCAGGAACTGCTGGCGGCCTACGGCGGCGAGCGCATCGTCCACGGCCACAGCCCGATTCCGTATCTCCTGGGCGAGGTGGGCTCCGAGGACGGCGAGGACAACGGCGGCCCGACGGTCGAAGGACCGCACGTGTACGCGGACGGCCTGGCGATCGCCATGGACGGCGGCGTGACCATGGCCGGAAAGCTGCTGGTCGTCCAGCTCCCCCTGCCCACCTGA
- a CDS encoding LacI family DNA-binding transcriptional regulator encodes MTAAGKHQVSRAQTRGSRQGRAGIRDVAAAAGVSITTVSDALNGKGRLPDATRRHVREVADRLGYRPSAAARTLRTGKSGLIGLTVTTYGDEPFTFTEFAYFAEMARAATSAALARGYALVILPATSRHDVWSNVALDGTVVIDPSDHDPVVTELVRQGLPVVSDGRPAGTLPVTAWVDNDHEAAVLDLLDHLAAAGARRIGLLTGTTTDTYTRLSTTAYLNWCERVGQDPVYEAYPAHDPCAGAVAADRLLARPDRPDAVYGLFDPNGTDLLAAARRYGLRVPDDLLLVCCSESTVYAATEPPITTLSLKPRRIGTAVVQLLIDAIEGIDTDRPVEQVIPTELIVRTSSQRRPPRTTVSPPRSPSGA; translated from the coding sequence ATGACAGCAGCAGGGAAGCACCAGGTGAGCCGGGCACAGACCCGGGGAAGCCGGCAAGGGCGAGCGGGCATCCGGGACGTGGCCGCCGCAGCCGGGGTCTCCATCACGACTGTCTCCGACGCGCTCAACGGCAAGGGCCGGCTCCCGGACGCCACCCGCCGCCATGTCCGCGAGGTCGCCGACCGGCTGGGCTATCGCCCCTCCGCCGCGGCCCGCACGCTCCGTACCGGCAAGTCCGGCCTCATCGGCCTGACCGTGACGACCTACGGGGATGAACCTTTCACCTTCACCGAATTCGCGTATTTCGCCGAGATGGCCAGGGCCGCCACCTCCGCCGCGCTCGCCCGCGGCTACGCCCTGGTCATCCTCCCCGCCACCTCCCGCCATGACGTCTGGTCGAACGTCGCCCTCGACGGCACCGTCGTCATCGACCCCTCCGACCACGACCCGGTGGTCACCGAACTGGTCCGCCAGGGCCTGCCCGTCGTCTCCGACGGCCGCCCGGCCGGCACCCTCCCGGTGACCGCCTGGGTCGACAACGACCACGAAGCCGCCGTCCTCGACCTGCTCGACCACCTCGCCGCCGCCGGCGCCCGCCGGATCGGCCTGCTCACCGGCACCACCACCGACACCTACACCCGCCTGTCCACCACCGCCTACCTGAACTGGTGCGAGCGCGTCGGCCAGGACCCGGTCTACGAGGCCTACCCGGCCCACGACCCCTGCGCGGGCGCCGTCGCCGCCGACCGGCTGCTGGCCCGCCCCGACCGCCCGGACGCCGTGTACGGGCTCTTCGACCCCAACGGCACCGACCTGCTCGCCGCCGCCCGCCGCTACGGGCTGCGCGTACCGGACGATCTGCTGCTGGTCTGCTGCAGCGAGTCGACCGTCTACGCCGCCACCGAACCGCCCATCACCACCCTCTCCCTCAAACCCCGCCGGATCGGCACCGCGGTCGTCCAGCTGCTGATCGACGCCATCGAGGGGATCGACACCGACCGGCCCGTCGAGCAGGTGATACCGACCGAGTTGATCGTCCGGACCTCCTCCCAGCGGCGGCCCCCACGGACGACCGTCAGCCCTCCCCGGTCCCCGTCAGGAGCGTGA
- the hisC gene encoding histidinol-phosphate transaminase, whose amino-acid sequence MSETSPKLRAVLGGIPTYKPGKPAAAEGPVAYKLSSNENPYPPLPGVMESALAAAAGFNRYPDMACTGLMNELAERFGVPVTHIATGTGSVGVAQQLVQATSGPGDEVIYAWRSFEAYPIITQVSGATPVQVPLTSGDVHDLDAMADAITERTRLIFVCNPNNPTGTVVHREELERFLDRVPSDVLVVLDEAYKEFIRDVEVPDGLEIYRDRPNVAVLRTFSKAYGLAGLRVGFAVAHEPVAAALRKTAVPFGVSQLAQDAAVASLRAEDELLGRVGSLVCERQRVSEGLAGQGWTVPDTQANFVWLRMGELTVDFAAACEQAGVVVRAFPGEGVRVTIGETEANDIFLRAAEAFRKERF is encoded by the coding sequence GTGAGCGAGACGAGCCCGAAGCTGCGCGCCGTGCTGGGCGGCATCCCCACCTACAAGCCGGGCAAGCCCGCCGCGGCGGAGGGACCGGTCGCGTACAAGCTGTCCTCCAACGAGAACCCCTATCCGCCGCTGCCCGGTGTGATGGAGAGCGCGCTGGCCGCCGCGGCCGGATTCAACCGCTACCCGGACATGGCCTGCACGGGCCTGATGAACGAGCTCGCCGAGCGCTTCGGCGTGCCGGTGACGCACATCGCCACCGGGACCGGGTCCGTCGGTGTGGCCCAGCAGCTGGTGCAGGCCACCTCGGGCCCGGGCGACGAGGTCATCTACGCCTGGCGGTCCTTCGAGGCGTACCCGATCATCACGCAGGTCAGCGGCGCGACGCCGGTGCAGGTGCCGCTGACCTCCGGTGACGTCCACGACCTCGACGCCATGGCCGACGCGATCACCGAGCGGACGCGGCTGATCTTCGTCTGCAACCCCAACAACCCCACCGGCACGGTGGTGCACCGGGAGGAGCTGGAGCGGTTCCTGGACCGGGTGCCGTCGGACGTGCTGGTCGTGCTGGACGAGGCGTACAAGGAGTTCATCCGGGACGTCGAGGTGCCGGACGGCCTGGAGATCTACCGCGACCGCCCCAACGTGGCCGTGCTGCGGACGTTCTCCAAAGCGTACGGGCTCGCCGGGCTGCGGGTCGGCTTCGCGGTCGCCCACGAGCCGGTGGCCGCCGCGCTGCGCAAGACCGCCGTGCCGTTCGGCGTCAGCCAGCTCGCCCAGGACGCGGCGGTGGCCTCGCTGCGGGCGGAGGACGAGCTGCTCGGACGGGTGGGGTCCCTGGTGTGCGAGCGGCAGCGCGTGTCCGAGGGGCTCGCCGGCCAGGGCTGGACCGTGCCGGACACGCAGGCCAACTTCGTCTGGCTGCGGATGGGTGAGCTGACCGTGGACTTCGCGGCGGCGTGCGAGCAGGCGGGCGTCGTCGTGCGGGCGTTCCCGGGCGAGGGCGTGCGGGTCACCATCGGTGAGACCGAGGCGAACGACATCTTCCTGCGGGCGGCCGAGGCCTTCCGCAAGGAGCGGTTCTAG
- a CDS encoding cyclophilin-like fold protein — protein sequence MQIRLSWPAGHITATLDETPTSKALAGVLPITSTAHTWGEEVYFETPVSPALEADAQQVVEPGTVAFWTEGDALALPYGPTPISRGDECRLAGPCNVLGRLDGDPRVLATVRSGDPVRVELA from the coding sequence GTGCAGATACGACTCTCCTGGCCCGCGGGCCATATCACCGCAACCCTCGACGAAACCCCCACGAGCAAGGCGCTCGCAGGGGTTCTCCCGATCACGTCCACCGCCCACACCTGGGGCGAGGAGGTCTACTTCGAGACCCCCGTCTCCCCCGCCCTGGAGGCCGACGCCCAGCAGGTCGTGGAGCCCGGCACGGTCGCCTTCTGGACCGAGGGCGACGCCCTGGCCCTGCCGTACGGGCCCACGCCGATCTCCCGCGGTGACGAATGCCGCCTGGCCGGCCCGTGCAACGTCCTCGGCCGCCTCGACGGCGACCCCCGCGTCCTCGCCACGGTCCGCTCCGGCGACCCGGTCCGCGTGGAACTCGCCTGA
- a CDS encoding cytochrome ubiquinol oxidase subunit I: MDLALAPETLARWQFGITTVYHFLFVPLTISLAALTAGLQTAWVRTEKEKYLRATKFWGKLFLINIAMGVVTGIVQEFQFGMNWSDYSRFVGDVFGAPLAFEALIAFFFESTFIGLWIFGWDKLPKKIHLACIWMVSIGTILSAYFILAANSWMQHPVGYKINEKTGRAELTDFWLVLTQNTTLTQVFHTMSAAFLTGGAFMVGIAAFHLARRKHVPVMKTSLRLGLVTVVIGGMFTAISGDFLGKVMYEQQPMKMAAAEALWEGEKPAPFSVFAVGDVDKGHNKVAVEIPGLLSFLAHSDFESYVPGINDTNKALQEKYGPGDYRPNIPVAYWGFRWMIGFGMASFSLGLLGLWLTRKRFLLPARMRVGDDEVPHLVLFRNALSPKLTRMYWLVALWTLAFPLIANSWGWIFTEMGRQPWVVYGVLRTRDAVSPGVSQAEVLISMIVFTTLYAILAVVEVKLLVKYVKAGPPELTEADLNPPTRIGGHDRDPENPEREVDRPMAFSY; the protein is encoded by the coding sequence GTGGACCTGGCTCTGGCGCCAGAGACGCTGGCGAGGTGGCAGTTCGGCATCACCACCGTCTATCACTTCCTCTTCGTTCCCCTGACGATCTCCCTCGCCGCACTCACCGCCGGTCTGCAGACGGCATGGGTGCGGACCGAGAAGGAGAAGTACCTCAGGGCGACGAAGTTCTGGGGAAAGCTGTTCCTCATCAACATCGCGATGGGCGTGGTCACCGGCATCGTGCAGGAGTTCCAGTTCGGCATGAACTGGTCCGACTACTCGCGGTTCGTCGGGGACGTCTTCGGGGCGCCGCTCGCCTTCGAGGCGCTGATCGCGTTCTTCTTCGAGTCGACCTTCATCGGCCTGTGGATCTTCGGCTGGGACAAGCTGCCGAAGAAGATCCACCTCGCCTGTATATGGATGGTGTCGATCGGCACCATTCTGTCCGCCTACTTCATCCTGGCGGCCAACTCCTGGATGCAGCACCCGGTCGGGTACAAGATCAATGAAAAGACCGGGCGCGCGGAACTCACCGACTTCTGGCTGGTCCTCACCCAGAACACCACGCTGACGCAGGTCTTCCACACCATGTCCGCCGCCTTCCTCACCGGTGGCGCCTTCATGGTCGGCATCGCCGCCTTCCACCTGGCGCGCAGGAAGCACGTCCCGGTGATGAAGACCTCGCTGCGACTGGGCCTGGTCACCGTGGTGATCGGCGGCATGTTCACCGCGATCAGCGGCGACTTCCTCGGCAAGGTCATGTACGAGCAGCAGCCGATGAAGATGGCCGCGGCCGAGGCCCTCTGGGAGGGCGAGAAGCCGGCGCCGTTCTCCGTGTTCGCCGTCGGCGACGTGGACAAGGGCCACAACAAGGTCGCGGTGGAGATCCCCGGCCTGCTCTCCTTCCTCGCACACAGCGACTTCGAGTCCTACGTGCCGGGCATCAACGACACCAACAAGGCCCTTCAGGAGAAGTACGGCCCGGGCGACTACCGGCCCAACATCCCCGTCGCCTACTGGGGCTTCCGGTGGATGATCGGCTTCGGCATGGCGTCCTTCTCGCTCGGTCTGCTCGGCCTGTGGCTGACCCGCAAGCGGTTCCTGCTGCCCGCCCGCATGCGCGTGGGGGACGACGAGGTGCCCCACCTCGTCCTGTTCCGGAACGCCCTCAGCCCCAAGCTGACCAGGATGTACTGGCTCGTCGCCCTCTGGACCCTGGCCTTCCCGCTGATCGCGAACTCCTGGGGCTGGATCTTCACCGAGATGGGCCGCCAGCCCTGGGTGGTGTACGGCGTGCTGCGCACCCGTGACGCGGTCTCGCCCGGGGTGTCCCAGGCCGAGGTCCTCATCTCCATGATCGTGTTCACGACGCTGTACGCGATCCTCGCCGTCGTCGAGGTCAAGCTGCTCGTGAAGTACGTCAAGGCCGGCCCGCCCGAGCTGACGGAGGCCGACCTCAACCCGCCCACCAGGATCGGCGGCCACGACCGGGACCCGGAGAACCCCGAGCGTGAAGTCGACCGGCCGATGGCCTTTTCGTACTGA